One genomic window of Salvelinus alpinus chromosome 9, SLU_Salpinus.1, whole genome shotgun sequence includes the following:
- the LOC139530069 gene encoding uncharacterized protein, which produces MSNADRVVLALGGAGTVGSGIVKALLDKGFKVAVISRDNSRLEKLRGFVSPSARDNLTTLVGNVGSEEGAEVVKHALLKSVGKVTDIVSSLGFSWWQGGPPHTQTLKELHWVIETLLFSTFVSWKVFFPLVRDDPNCTYTFITGGAGEKLLMPGTGFLTVGAASTLAFCQVLREEYPEVPCKLNQVKINTGVAPAERMAPGYLNHLDLGEAVATLVERRNTTHTVFPVNSPADLKNVILEGNL; this is translated from the exons ATGTCAAACGCGGACAGAGTTGTGTTAGCTCTCGGTGGAGCAGGAACAGTGGGCTCTGGAATAGTTAAAGCACTCCTCGACAAAG GTTTCAAGGTGGCTGTCATCTCCAGAGACAACAGCAGATTAGAGAAGCTCAGGGGGTTTGTTTCGCCCTCTGCCCGAGACAACCTCACTACCCTAGTCGGGAATGTTG GTTCAGAGGAGGGGGCAGAGGTGGTCAAGCACGCCCTTCTGAAGTCTGTTggcaaggtgacagacattgtgTCATCTCTGGGATTCAGCTGGTGGCAGGGTGGACCTCCACATACCCAGACTCTGAAAGAACTACACTGG GTGATTGAGACATTGCTGTTTAGCACCTTTGTATCATGGAAGGTCTTCTTTCCGCTGGTGAGAGACGACCCCAACTGCACCTACACCTTTATCACAG GTGGTGCTGGAGAGAAGCTGTTGATGCCAGGTACAGGGTTCCTGACTGTTGGTGCCGCCAGCACCCTGGCATTTTGTCAGGTACTACGAGAGGAGTACCCAGAAGTGCCTTGTAAACTCAACCAG GTAAAGATCAACACAGGTGTGGCTCCTGCAGAGCGCATGGCTCCTGGTTATCTGAACCACCTGGACCTTGGTGAGGCTGTGGCCACGTTGGTGGAGAGAAGGAACACCACCCACACAGTGTTCCCTGTCAACTCCCCGGCAGACTTAAAAAACGTCATTCTCGAGGGTAACCTTTAA